A part of Anabas testudineus chromosome 9, fAnaTes1.2, whole genome shotgun sequence genomic DNA contains:
- the LOC113150581 gene encoding granzyme A-like, producing MFCLTGFTALIPCTVLLIVQTSDGSGIIGGKEVKPHSMPFMALLENDNYICGGTLISQSWVLTAAHCEDMKTVLLGVHSFKNEKNEKKSRQVRKVKKQFPHPYYDEKKDINDLMLLKLDKPAKKTKTVRLLKLDKTIQDPKAGTICVVAGWGRTNSKNKQLSDVLMSVNVTVVDREKCNSPEHYDHTITRDMICAGSDGKNIADTCEGDSGGPLLCNGALVGVTSFGQDCGDIKYPGVYAFLSAKQLIWIKNTMKS from the exons ATGTTCTGCCTAACGGGTTTTACTGCACTTATTCCCTGCACGGTCCTCCTCATTGTGCAGACAA GTGATGGTTCTGGGATTATTGGTGGGAAAGAAGTGAAGCCCCACTCGATGCCTTTCATGGCTCTGCTGGAGAACGACAACTATATCTGTGGAGGGACACTGATCAGTCAGTCATGGGTACTGACTGCTGCCCACTGTGAAGA cATGAAGACGGTCTTGCTGGGGGTGCACTCCTTCAAGAAcgagaaaaatgaaaagaaatccaGGCAGGTCCGAAAGGTTAAGAAACAGTTTCCTCATCCCTACTATGATGAAAAAAAGGATATCAATGATCTCATGTTGTTAAAG CTTGACAAACCAGCgaagaaaaccaaaacagtgcGATTGCTTAAGTTAGATAAGACTATTCAAGATCCAAAAGCTGGGACCATCTGTGTCGTGGCTGGATGGGGGAGAACAAACAGCAAGAATAAACAATTGTCAGATGTCCTGATGTCTGTCAATGTGACTGTAGTTGACAGGGAGAAATGCAACTCTCCTGAACATTATGACCACACTATCACCCGTGACATGATATGTGCTGGCTCAGATGGTAAAAACATAGCAGATACTTGTGAG ggGGATTCAGGAGGCCCACTGTTGTGCAACGGAGCTCTAGTTGGAGTCACTTCTTTTGGACAGGACTGTGGTGATATTAAATATCCTGGAGTTTATGCTTTTCTTTCAGCAAAACAACTTATTTGGAtcaaaaatacaatgaaatctTAA
- the LOC113150578 gene encoding granzyme A-like isoform X2, which translates to MFCPTGFTALISCTVLLMVQTTSGDGSEIIDGKEVKPHSMPFMALLEKRKPACGGTLINESWVLTAAHCKDIKTVLLGVHSIKKEKNEKNSRQVRKVKKRFPHPSYDAKNKNNDLMLLKLDKPVEQTKTVGWLKLSNTVEDPKAGTVCVVAGWGTTNYKIKQMSDVLMSVNVTVVDRKKCNSPEHHNHRITSDMICAGSNGKNRADTCQGDSGGPLLCNGALVGVTSFGRGCGDINFPGVYAFLSAKQLIWIKNTMKS; encoded by the exons atgttctgcCCAACCGGTTTCACTGCACTTATTTCCTGCACTGTCCTCCTCATGGTCCAGACAA CCTCAGGTGATGGTTCTGAGATTATTGATGGAAAAGAAGTGAAGCCCCACTCGATGCCTTTCATGGCTCTGCTGGAGAAGAGAAAGCCAGCCTGTGGAGGGACACTGATCAATGAGTCATGGGTGCTGACTGCTGCCCACTGTAAAGA cattaAGACGGTCTTGTTGGGGGTGCACTCCatcaagaaagagaaaaatgaaaagaattccAGGCAGGTCCGAAAGGTTAAGAAACGGTTTCCTCATCCCTCCTatgatgcaaaaaataaaaacaatgatctCATGCTGCTAAAG CTTGACAAACCAGTGGAGCAAACCAAAACAGTTGGATGGCTCAAGTTGAGTAACACTGTTGAAGATCCAAAAGCTGGGACCGTCTGTGTCGTGGCCGGATGGGGGACAACAAACTACAAGATTAAACAAATGTCAGATGTCCTGATGTCTGTCAATGTGACTGTGGttgacagaaagaaatgcaacTCTCCTGAACATCACAACCATCGTATCACCAGTGACATGATATGTGCTGGCTCGAATGgtaaaaacagagcagatacTTGTCAG ggGGATTCAGGAGGCCCACTGTTGTGCAACGGAGCACTAGTTGGAGTCACTTCTTTTGGACGGGGCTGTGGTGATATCAATTTTCCTGGAGTTTATGCTTTTCTTTCAGCAAAACAACTTATTTGGAtcaaaaatacaatgaaatctTAA
- the LOC113150578 gene encoding granzyme A-like isoform X3, with protein sequence MFCPTGFTALISCTVLLMVQTSDGSEIIDGKEVKPHSMPFMALLEKRKPACGGTLINESWVLTAAHCKDIKTVLLGVHSIKKEKNEKNSRQVRKVKKRFPHPSYDAKNKNNDLMLLKLDKPVEQTKTVGWLKLSNTVEDPKAGTVCVVAGWGTTNYKIKQMSDVLMSVNVTVVDRKKCNSPEHHNHRITSDMICAGSNGKNRADTCQGDSGGPLLCNGALVGVTSFGRGCGDINFPGVYAFLSAKQLIWIKNTMKS encoded by the exons atgttctgcCCAACCGGTTTCACTGCACTTATTTCCTGCACTGTCCTCCTCATGGTCCAGACAA GTGATGGTTCTGAGATTATTGATGGAAAAGAAGTGAAGCCCCACTCGATGCCTTTCATGGCTCTGCTGGAGAAGAGAAAGCCAGCCTGTGGAGGGACACTGATCAATGAGTCATGGGTGCTGACTGCTGCCCACTGTAAAGA cattaAGACGGTCTTGTTGGGGGTGCACTCCatcaagaaagagaaaaatgaaaagaattccAGGCAGGTCCGAAAGGTTAAGAAACGGTTTCCTCATCCCTCCTatgatgcaaaaaataaaaacaatgatctCATGCTGCTAAAG CTTGACAAACCAGTGGAGCAAACCAAAACAGTTGGATGGCTCAAGTTGAGTAACACTGTTGAAGATCCAAAAGCTGGGACCGTCTGTGTCGTGGCCGGATGGGGGACAACAAACTACAAGATTAAACAAATGTCAGATGTCCTGATGTCTGTCAATGTGACTGTGGttgacagaaagaaatgcaacTCTCCTGAACATCACAACCATCGTATCACCAGTGACATGATATGTGCTGGCTCGAATGgtaaaaacagagcagatacTTGTCAG ggGGATTCAGGAGGCCCACTGTTGTGCAACGGAGCACTAGTTGGAGTCACTTCTTTTGGACGGGGCTGTGGTGATATCAATTTTCCTGGAGTTTATGCTTTTCTTTCAGCAAAACAACTTATTTGGAtcaaaaatacaatgaaatctTAA
- the LOC113150578 gene encoding granzyme A-like isoform X1 codes for MFCPTGFTALISCTVLLVVQTTSGDGSEIIDGKEVKPHSMPFMALLEKRKPACGGTLINESWVLTAAHCKDIKTVLLGVHSIKKEKNEKNSRQVRKVKKRFPHPSYDAKNKNNDLMLLKLDKPVEQTKTVGWLKLSNTVEDPKAGTVCVVAGWGTTNYKIKQMSDVLMSVNVTVVDRKKCNSPEHHNHRITSDMICAGSNGKNRADTCQGDSGGPLLCNGALVGVTSFGRGCGDINFPGVYAFLSAKQLIWIKNTMKS; via the exons atgttctgcCCAACGGGTTTCACTGCGCTTATTTCCTGCACTGTCCTCCTCGTGGTCCAGACAA CCTCAGGTGATGGTTCTGAGATTATTGATGGAAAAGAAGTGAAGCCCCACTCGATGCCTTTCATGGCTCTGCTGGAGAAGAGAAAGCCAGCCTGTGGAGGGACACTGATCAATGAGTCATGGGTGCTGACTGCTGCCCACTGTAAAGA cattaAGACGGTCTTGTTGGGGGTGCACTCCatcaagaaagagaaaaatgaaaagaattccAGGCAGGTCCGAAAGGTTAAGAAACGGTTTCCTCATCCCTCCTatgatgcaaaaaataaaaacaatgatctCATGCTGCTAAAG CTTGACAAACCAGTGGAGCAAACCAAAACAGTTGGATGGCTCAAGTTGAGTAACACTGTTGAAGATCCAAAAGCTGGGACCGTCTGTGTCGTGGCCGGATGGGGGACAACAAACTACAAGATTAAACAAATGTCAGATGTCCTGATGTCTGTCAATGTGACTGTGGttgacagaaagaaatgcaacTCTCCTGAACATCACAACCATCGTATCACCAGTGACATGATATGTGCTGGCTCGAATGgtaaaaacagagcagatacTTGTCAG ggGGATTCAGGAGGCCCACTGTTGTGCAACGGAGCACTAGTTGGAGTCACTTCTTTTGGACGGGGCTGTGGTGATATCAATTTTCCTGGAGTTTATGCTTTTCTTTCAGCAAAACAACTTATTTGGAtcaaaaatacaatgaaatctTAA